The proteins below come from a single Phocoena sinus isolate mPhoSin1 chromosome 2, mPhoSin1.pri, whole genome shotgun sequence genomic window:
- the TMEM30B gene encoding cell cycle control protein 50B, which yields MTWSATARGAHQPDNTAFTQQRLPAWQPLLSASITLPLFFCAGLAFIGLGLGLYYSSNGIKELEYDYTGDPGTGNCSVCAAAGQGRAPPPRCSCAWYFSLPEFFQGPVYLYYELTNFYQNNRRYGVSRDDAQLSGLQSALRHPVNECYPYQYSAAGLPIAPCGAIANSLFNDSFSLWHQRLPGGPYVEVPLDRTGIAWWTDYHVKFRNPPLVNGSLALAFQGTAPPPSWHRPVYELSPDPNNTGFINQDFVVWMRTAALPTFRKLYARIRQGNYSAGLPRGTYRVNITYNYPVRVFGGHKLINFSSISWMGGKNPFLGIAYLVVGSLCILTGFVMLVVYIRYQDQNDDDEDDE from the coding sequence ATGACCTGGAGCGCCACCGCCCGGGGCGCCCACCAGCCCGACAACACCGCGTTCACTCAGCAGCGCCTCCCCGCCTGGCAGCCGCTGCTGTCAGCCAGCATCACGCTGCCGCTCTTCTTCTGCGCCGGCCTGGCCTTCAtcggcctgggcctgggcctctaCTATTCCTCCAACGGCATCAAGGAGCTCGAGTACGACTACACCGGCGACCCGGGCACCGGCAACTGCTCGGTGTGCGCCGCCGCCGGCCAGGGCCGCGCGCCGCCGCCCCGCTGCTCGTGCGCCTGGTACTTCTCGCTGCCCGAGTTCTTCCAGGGCCCCGTGTACCTCTACTACGAGCTGACCAACTTCTACCAGAACAACCGGCGCTACGGCGTGTCCCGCGACGACGCGCAGCTGAGCGGGCTGCAGAGCGCGCTGCGCCACCCGGTCAACGAGTGCTACCCCTACCAGTACAGCGCGGCTGGCCTGCCCATCGCGCCCTGCGGCGCCATCGCCAACAGCCTCTTCAACGACTCCTTCTCGCTGTGGCACCAGCGCCTGCCGGGCGGGCCCTACGTCGAGGTGCCGCTCGACCGCACCGGCATCGCCTGGTGGACCGACTACCACGTCAAGTTCCGCAACCCGCCGCTGGTGAACGGCAGCCTGGCGTTGGCCTTCCAGGGCACCGCGCCCCCGCCCAGCTGGCACCGGCCGGTCTACGAGCTCAGCCCAGACCCGAACAACACCGGCTTCATCAACCAGGACTTCGTGGTATGGATGCGCACGGCGGCGCTGCCCACGTTCCGCAAGCTGTACGCGCGCATCCGCCAGGGCAACTACTCGGCCGGGCTGCCGCGGGGCACCTACCGCGTCAACATCACCTACAACTACCCGGTGCGCGTCTTCGGCGGCCACAAGCTCATCAACTTCAGCAGCATCTCGTGGATGGGCGGCAAGAATCCGTTCCTGGGCATCGCCTACTTGGTGGTCGGCTCCCTCTGCATCCTCACGGGATTTGTCATGCTGGTCGTCTACATTCGCTACCAGGACCAGAACGACGACGACGAGGACGACGAGTAA